A window of Chromohalobacter canadensis genomic DNA:
CGCTGACCAGCGTCACCGACACCATGATCGTCGCTAGCGGTACATCGAGTCGACACATCGGCGCCCTGGCCGAGAGCGTGGTGGAGAAAGTCAAGGAAGCGGGGTGCCGCCCCTTGGGTATCGAAGGGCACCAGGGGAGCGATTGGGTCCTGGTCGATTTGGGCGATCTCGTGGTCCACGTCATGCTGCCCGAGACTCGTCAGTTATACGATCTCGAGCGCTTGTGGTCGGATCTGCCCAGCGATGGGGTATCCGTTGAGGGGGCGCTTGGCGAGGTGCGTGGATGAAGCTTCGCGTGCTCGCCGTGGGCACTCGCATGCCCGACTGGGTCACGCAGGGAGTCGATGAATATCTCAAGCGGCTGCCGCGTGATTTCAGCGTGGACATCGTCGAGATAGCGCCCGGCAAACGGGGCAAAAACGCCGATGTCGCCCGTGCGATTCAGAGTGAAGGCGATGCCATGCTGGCGAAGCTGCGCGATCAGGAGCGTGTCATCGCATTGGATGTCGAGGGTCGAAGTTGGAGTACCGAACGATTGGCCGCCAACGCCGATCAATGGCGCCAGGACGGTCGCAACGTCGCGTGCCTGGTGGGCGGGCCGGACGGGCTCGACTCACGCCTTCTGGCGCGGGCCGAGCAACGTTGGTCGCTTTCGGCATTGACGTTGCCTCATCCGCTGGTGCGTATTCTGTTGGCCGAGCAGTTGTATCGTGCCTGGACCGTGTTGGCTGGTCATCCCTATCACCGATGAGCGAGGGGGCTCGACACCTGCTCAGCGGCTACCTTCCACCTTCCCGCCTGTTAACGGGGACCCATGCGTAAACGACGCGACCCAATCAAGGATACCGCTCGAGAAGTCCGTGTATTCCGGGCTCGCTCGCTACTGGCGGCGTTACTCGTATTATTGATGGCCGGGGGGCTGGGCGCTCGTCTTTTCTATCTTCAGGTCGTTGAGCATGATGTCTTCACCACGCGTTCTGAGAAGAACCGTGTGCGCGTCGAACCGTTGCCGCCGACGCGTGGGCTCATCTACGACCGACAAGGGGAATTGGTCGCTGAAAACCGCCCAACCTATAACCTGACCATCGTACGCGAGCGGGTCCAGGATATTGATGCCACTCTCGACCGATTGGTCGATATCCTGGGGCTGGACGAAACGCAGGTCGAGGCGTTTCGTAAGCGGTCGCGTCAACGTCAAAGACCCTATCAACCGGCATTGTTGATGAGCGACCTCAGCGAACGGCAAATCGCGCGCTTAGCCGTCAATCGTTACCGGCTTCCAGGGGTCGAGGTCGAAGCACAGTGGCTGCGTCACTATCCCTCCCCCAAGATCATGGCGCATGTGCTGGGCTATGTCGGGCGAATCAACGAGCAAGAATTGGCCTCGCTTGATAGCGGCAACTATGCGGGCACGCATTATATCGGCAAGACCGGCATCGAGAAGCAGTATGAAGAAGCGCTGCACGGGAAGGCGGGTCTGCGTAAGGTGGAAACCAACGCCCGAGGTCGTGTGCTACGCGAGCTCGAGCGTACACCACCAGAACCGGGCAAGGACTTGACGCTGACCATCGATACGCGGCTTCAGCAGATGGCTTACGATTTGCTGGATGGTCGGCGCGGCTCCATCGTCGCGATCCAACCCCAGACCGGTGATATTCTAGCGATGGTTTCTGCGCCGGGCTTTGATTCCAATAAGTTCGTGACCGGTATTTCATATGAGGATTACCGTGCGCTGCGACAAAACCCCGATTTACCCTTGTTCAATCGTGCCGTGCGCGGCCAGTATCCGATCGGCTCCACCATCAAGCCATTCGAAGCTTTGGCGGCGCTCCAGAACGAGGTTGTAACGCCCCAGGAAGTTATCTATGACCCCGGGTATTACAAACTGCCTAATGGGACGCGCCGTTACCGCAATTGGTTGCGTTGGGGGCATGGTCGTGTCGATCTGGAGCGCGCGCTTGCCGTTTCCAACAATACCTATTTTTACACCATGGCACATCGCTTGGGCATCGATGCCTTATCCAGCTTCATGTACAAGTTCGGGTTTGGGGAAGTCACCTCATTGGATGTGCAAGGAGCCTCATCGGGGACCGTGCCTTCGCGTGAGTGGAAACGCGAGAAATACGGCCAAGTGTGGTATCCCGGTGAAACGCTCTCGGCGGGTATCGGGCAAGGCTATTGGATGGTGACGCCGTTGCAGCTCGCAACGGCGGAGGCAACGCTGGCCAACCGTGGGGATTGGGTGCGTCCACATTTGGCCAAGCGCGTCGGTGAGACCTCGGTCGAACCGCCTTTCAAGAATACCAAGCCTGACGTGAAGCTCGATAAGGATGTCTGGTGGGATGACGTGTTCAACGGCATGCAGAAAGTCGTCAGTGGCAGAGAGGGCACTGCACGCCATATCGGTAAGGGGCTGAAGTATGACATGGCGGGCAAGTCGGGTACGGCACAGGTGTTCTCCTTGGGGCAAAATCAAAAATACGATGCCGATGAGCTCAAGGAGCGCTTGCGTGATCACGCCTTGTTCACGGCGTTCGCTCCAGTGGACGATCCGCAGATAGCCATCGCCGTGATCGTCGAAAACGCTGGGGGAGGTAGTTCGCATGCTGCGGGCCTGGCGCGCGCCCTGGCAGACGAATGGCTCCTGCCCGATGACGAGAACACCCACCAAGCCGAAGAACTCATCGAGGAGGACGTCGAAGTTGAAGGGACTTGAATGGCGTCGCTTCAGTCGAGCACCGGCAGATGGCATGGGGCGCAAGCGTTCCCTTTGGTCACGCCTGCATCTCGACCCTTGGCTGCTTTTGCTGCTGCTGAGCCTAATGGGAGCGGGGTTGGTCGTATTGTACAGTGCCAGTGGCATGAGTCTCGCCGTCACGCTGGGGCAGGCGTCGCGTTTCGGTGTGGCCTTGCTGGCCATGTTCGTGATCGCTCAGTTTGCTCCAGACACCTTGTATCGCTGGACGCCCCTGGCTTACTGCCTAGGTGTGGCGATGCTGCTCGCCGTTGAGATCATGGGCGATATCGGCATGGGGGCGCAGCGCTGGCTCGAAATTCCCGGGTTGCTTCGCTTTCAGCCTTCCGAGCTAATGAAGTTGGCGGTGCCCATGATGGTCGCGGCGTACCTCTACAAGAGGCCGTTACCGCCGAGCATGCGCGATCTGCTGGTCTGTGCCTTGATCATCGGTGTGCCGGTGATGATGATCATGCGTCAGCCCGATCTGGGTACGTCATTGTTGGTGGCCTGCGCGGCGGTGTTCGTCATCCTTCTTGCGGGCCTGTCATGGCGGGTAATCGGCTTACTGGCGGTGCTGCTTGCATCTGCCTTGCCATTGCTCTGGTTCAACATGCACGAATATCAACGCCAACGCGTATTGACTTTTCTCAATCCTGAAAGCGATCCGCTGGGGGCCGGTTGGAATATCATCCAGTCGAAAACGGCCATTGGCAGTGGCGGCGTCTTCGGTAAGGGATGGGGCTTGGGGACTCAATCTCAGTTGGAATTTCTTCCCGAGCGCCATACCGATTTCATCGGCGCCGTACTGGGGGAGGAATGGGGGTTGGTCGGGATGCTGGTCTTCCTGGCCCTCTACGTGCTCATCGTGGGGCGCGGGTTGTTTCTCGCCAATACCGCCCAGGACACCTACGGGCGTCTGGTCGGGGGCAGCATCGTGCTGACATTTTTCATCTATGTGTTCGTCAATATCGGCATGGTCAGCGGCATTTTGCCCGTCGTCGGTGTGCCGCTTCCACTGGTCAGTTTTGGCGGCACGTCCAGCGTGACCTTGCTGGTCGGTTTCGGTATCCTCATGTCCGTTCATACCCACCGACGGTTGTTGCCGCGCTAGGTAGGGCGAGACGCGGAAAGGAAGCGACGACAGCCCAGGGTCAAGGAGTAAGAGCCTGATGAAATGGAATAGTGCACGGTCCCATTGGCGAGGGCTCTCCCCGGTAGCGTTGTTGCTGTGCGGGATGGTCCTGTTTCCGTCGGCGCATGCAGCCGAGGAATTCGATCCGGCCTCGCACGCTGATATCCGCGCGTGGGTCGATGACGTATCGGGAGGTGGCATTTCTCGCGATGACGTGACTCAGGCATTGCGGCACGCCCGGTTTCGCCAGGAAGTGCTGGACGCCATGCAAGGGGCAGCCGAGCGTCGCTTGAGTTGGCACGAATATCGCGACATTTTCGTGCAGCCCAAGCGTATTCAAGAAGGCGTGGCGTTCATTCGTGAGCATCGTGATGCCTTCGCGCGTGCCGAACGCGAATACGGCGTGCCGCCTGCCTACATTGCCGCGATCATCGGTGTCGAGACGCGCTATGGCCAGTATAAGGGAAAGCATCGCGTACTCGACTCGCTCGCGACGCTGGCTTTTCATCACCCTTCACGCGGCGAGTTCTTTCGTGGCGAATTGGCGGCGT
This region includes:
- the mrdA gene encoding penicillin-binding protein 2, whose product is MRKRRDPIKDTAREVRVFRARSLLAALLVLLMAGGLGARLFYLQVVEHDVFTTRSEKNRVRVEPLPPTRGLIYDRQGELVAENRPTYNLTIVRERVQDIDATLDRLVDILGLDETQVEAFRKRSRQRQRPYQPALLMSDLSERQIARLAVNRYRLPGVEVEAQWLRHYPSPKIMAHVLGYVGRINEQELASLDSGNYAGTHYIGKTGIEKQYEEALHGKAGLRKVETNARGRVLRELERTPPEPGKDLTLTIDTRLQQMAYDLLDGRRGSIVAIQPQTGDILAMVSAPGFDSNKFVTGISYEDYRALRQNPDLPLFNRAVRGQYPIGSTIKPFEALAALQNEVVTPQEVIYDPGYYKLPNGTRRYRNWLRWGHGRVDLERALAVSNNTYFYTMAHRLGIDALSSFMYKFGFGEVTSLDVQGASSGTVPSREWKREKYGQVWYPGETLSAGIGQGYWMVTPLQLATAEATLANRGDWVRPHLAKRVGETSVEPPFKNTKPDVKLDKDVWWDDVFNGMQKVVSGREGTARHIGKGLKYDMAGKSGTAQVFSLGQNQKYDADELKERLRDHALFTAFAPVDDPQIAIAVIVENAGGGSSHAAGLARALADEWLLPDDENTHQAEELIEEDVEVEGT
- the rsfS gene encoding ribosome silencing factor — protein: MQTEALKTLVMDTLEELKARDVAELDVASLTSVTDTMIVASGTSSRHIGALAESVVEKVKEAGCRPLGIEGHQGSDWVLVDLGDLVVHVMLPETRQLYDLERLWSDLPSDGVSVEGALGEVRG
- the rlmH gene encoding 23S rRNA (pseudouridine(1915)-N(3))-methyltransferase RlmH, whose product is MKLRVLAVGTRMPDWVTQGVDEYLKRLPRDFSVDIVEIAPGKRGKNADVARAIQSEGDAMLAKLRDQERVIALDVEGRSWSTERLAANADQWRQDGRNVACLVGGPDGLDSRLLARAEQRWSLSALTLPHPLVRILLAEQLYRAWTVLAGHPYHR
- the mltB gene encoding lytic murein transglycosylase B, producing MKWNSARSHWRGLSPVALLLCGMVLFPSAHAAEEFDPASHADIRAWVDDVSGGGISRDDVTQALRHARFRQEVLDAMQGAAERRLSWHEYRDIFVQPKRIQEGVAFIREHRDAFARAEREYGVPPAYIAAIIGVETRYGQYKGKHRVLDSLATLAFHHPSRGEFFRGELAAFLEITLDQGISPEAPKGSYAGAMGYPQFIPTSYRAYAIDFDDDGRRDLWDDPVDAIGSVGNYFAEHGWRRGAPVVTPADGPATPPQSVDFNRTREPYAKVSRLADAGVYPRGELEISNVIPLSLALESGEYRYALGHDNFYVITRYNHSYLYAMAVTELASRIQASLDEVD
- the rodA gene encoding rod shape-determining protein RodA, encoding MGRKRSLWSRLHLDPWLLLLLLSLMGAGLVVLYSASGMSLAVTLGQASRFGVALLAMFVIAQFAPDTLYRWTPLAYCLGVAMLLAVEIMGDIGMGAQRWLEIPGLLRFQPSELMKLAVPMMVAAYLYKRPLPPSMRDLLVCALIIGVPVMMIMRQPDLGTSLLVACAAVFVILLAGLSWRVIGLLAVLLASALPLLWFNMHEYQRQRVLTFLNPESDPLGAGWNIIQSKTAIGSGGVFGKGWGLGTQSQLEFLPERHTDFIGAVLGEEWGLVGMLVFLALYVLIVGRGLFLANTAQDTYGRLVGGSIVLTFFIYVFVNIGMVSGILPVVGVPLPLVSFGGTSSVTLLVGFGILMSVHTHRRLLPR